A genome region from Manis pentadactyla isolate mManPen7 chromosome 5, mManPen7.hap1, whole genome shotgun sequence includes the following:
- the NELFA gene encoding negative elongation factor A isoform X2, producing MKGALAEVIQLATLDSDPWVLMVADILKSFPDTGSLNLDLEEQNPNVQDILGELREKVGECEASAMLPLECRYLNKSALTTLAGPLAPPAKHFQLKRKPKSATLRAELLQKSTETAQQLKRSAGVPFHAKGRGLLRKMDTTTPLRGIPKQAPFRSPTAPSVFSPAGNRTPIPPSRTPLRKERGVKLLDISELDMVGAGREAKRRRKTLDAEVVEKPAKEETVIENATPDYAAGLVSTQKLGALNNEPALPSTSYLPATPSVVPASSYIPSSETPPAPSSREASLQASRPPEEPQAPSPALPSQFKQRAPMYNSGPAAPAPPASPLTPTTPPAAALPTQTPPVAMVAPQAQPPAQPQPKKNLSLTREQMFAAQEMFKTANKVTRPEKALILGFMAGSRENPCQEQGDVIQIKLSEHTEDLPKSDGQGSTTMLVDTVFEMNYATGQWTRFKKYKPMANVS from the exons ATGAAGGGCGCCCTGGCAGAGGTCATCCAGCTGGCCACCCTGGACTCGGACCCCTGGGTTCTCATGGTTGCTGACATCCTCAAGTCCTTTCCTGACACAGGCTCGCTTAACCTTGATCTTGAAGAGCAGAATCCCAACGTTCAAGATATTTTAGGAGAACTTAGAGAAAAGG TGGGCGAGTGCGAGGCATCGGCCATGCTGCCGCTGGAGTGCCGGTACCTGAACAAGAGCGCCCTGACGACCCTCGCCGGGCCCCTCGCGCCTCCCGCGAAGCACTTCCAGCTGAAGAGGAAGCCCAAGAGCGCCACGCTGCGGGCCGAGCTGCTGCAGAAGT CCACCGAGACGGCCCAGCAGCTGAAGAGGAGTGCAGGGGTGCCCTTCCACGCCAAGGGCCGGGGACTGCTCCGCAAGATGGACACCACAA CCCCGCTCAGAGGCATCCCGAAGCAGGCGCCCTTCAGAAGTCCCACCGCCCCCAGTGTCTTCAGCCCTGCTGGGAACCGGACCCCCATCCCACCTTCAAGGACACCCCTGCGGAAGGAGAGGGGAGTGAAG CTGCTGGACATCTCTGAGCTGGACATGGTTGGTGCTGGCCGAGAGGCGAAGAGGAGAAGGAAGACGCTGG ATGCAGAAGTGGTGGAAAAGCCAGCCAAGGAAGAGACAGTCATCGAGAACGCCACCCCAGACTACGCAGCTGGCCTGGTGTCCACACAG AAACTCGGGGCCTTGAACAACGAGCCTGCACTGCCTTCCACGAGCTACCTGCCTGCTACGCCCAGCGTGGTGCCTGCCTCCTCGTATATCCCCAGCTCCGAGACCCCGCCAG CCCCATCTTCCCGGGAAGCCAGCCTGCAGGCCAGCCGGCCGCCTGAGGAGCCCCAAGCCCCAAGCCCTGCGCTGCCGTCGCAGTTCAAGCAGAGGGCGCCCATGTACAACAGCGGCCCTGCTGCGCCTGCACCGCCTGCCTCGCCCCTAACGCCCACCACACCCCCGGCTGCTGCCCTCCCCACGCAGACGCCCCCTGTGGCCATGGTGGCCCCACAGGCCCAGCCACCCGCCCAGCCACAGCCCAAGAAGAACCTGTCCCTAACG AGGGAGCAGATGTTCGCTGCCCAGGAGATGTTCAAGACAGCCAACAAAGTCACACGGCCTGAGAAGGCCCTCATCCTGGGCTTCATGGCGGGCTCCCGAG AGAACCCGTGCCAGGAGCAGGGTGACGTGATCCAGATCAAGCTCAGCGAGCACACAGAGGACCTGCCCAAGTCAGACGGCCAGGGCAGCACCACCATGCTGGTGGACACAGTGTTCGAGATGAACTACGCCACGGGCCAGTGGACGCGCTTCAAGAAGTACAAGCCCATGGCCAATGTGTCCTAG